In Nitrosopumilus sp. b3, the genomic stretch TTTGCATTCCAATTACAACAGGAAGCATAGGAACTTGAGCTTGTGCATATTCGTCTTTAATTTTCATGGCAAGACACCAAAAGTGAGATGGAGTCCAAACAAATACTAAAAAGCCAACTAAGAAGCCTAACAAATCCATGCTGCCAGTAGCAGCTGCCCATCCAGCCCAAGCTGCTGCACTACCTGCAATACCACCAATAACAATGTTAGATGTATTTCTACGTTTGAGCCAAACTGTATAGATTATCACATATGAAAATATTCCAACTGCAATAAAGAATGCAGATACTGCGTTTAATGCTAAATATCCATAGATTACAGAAATACAGCTTACAACAACCCCATAAATCAAAACATTGGATGCTTTCATTCGGCCTGAAGGAATTGGTCTAGTACTTGTTCGTGTCATTTTTGGATCAATATCTTTATCATAATAGTGATTTAGTGCACTAGAACCTGCTGATGCCAAAGCACCGGCAATAATTATGTGCAAATATGACCAATAACTAAGATCAGGAGCCCCTGGAACTAGTTTACTTGCAGCATACATGGATGTAACTGCAGTTATTACTAAAAGTACAACAATTCTGGGTTTTGATATCTCCAGTATTTCATTAAATCCCAATTGACTCTATCCTCTCTCAAAGCCATTTAATTTCTTCGTCTAGGTGATCTACATATTTCAAAAGGAATAAGTATCTCAGCTCTATCAGCTATCTTAAATGAGTAATTGGGACCTCATGATGCCTGGAATGGGACTAACAGCTATAGGATTAGCTGGTCTTACATTGTCTTATGCAGGTATTGCACATACTTTCATCGATGGAATGCACGCTTTGACAGGTCTTACCATGTTTGTAGGATTGATTTTCTTAGCTGCAGGTATCTTAGATGGAGGTGTTTCAACGAGTAATAGAGCCAAAGCAACGACTTTGGTAATTATATCCATTGCATTAGGATTTGGAATGTTTGCATTAACTATGAATTCTTCAGACTATGTAATCACTATTGCAGGAATCTTAATGGCAATAGCATTCCCAGCAATCATCATTGCTTATCTTGCAATGAAGCATCCAACAATTGTAAAACCAGTCGGTTCAATTGTTGGAATGGCAGCAGCTACTGGAATAATAATGTGGGTTGCATTTGGA encodes the following:
- a CDS encoding heme o synthase, producing the protein MGFNEILEISKPRIVVLLVITAVTSMYAASKLVPGAPDLSYWSYLHIIIAGALASAGSSALNHYYDKDIDPKMTRTSTRPIPSGRMKASNVLIYGVVVSCISVIYGYLALNAVSAFFIAVGIFSYVIIYTVWLKRRNTSNIVIGGIAGSAAAWAGWAAATGSMDLLGFLVGFLVFVWTPSHFWCLAMKIKDEYAQAQVPMLPVVIGMQKTSKFILGNTLILIPYSLILSIIPDGMGLVYTIIAIVSGGLMLVYHYKLTKNPTSDFAWKAYKVTAPYLTIIFVAVALDAAFHIPLF